GGGATGACGGGCAGCCGCCATCACAGCAACCGCGAGTTGATCGGGCAAGGAATCGCCAATATCGTTACGCCTTTATTCGGGGGAATTCCCGCTACCGGAGCGATCGCGCGGACGGCGACCAATATCAAAAGCGGCGCGGCGAGCCCCGTATCGGGCATGGTTCACAGCGTCGTCGTCTTATTGGTGCTGCTGTTGTTCGCCCCGTTTGCCTCCGATATTCCGTTGGCCAGCATGTCGCCCATTCTGATGGTGGTGGCCTGGAATATGAGCGAACGCAAAGAATTTATCCATATTTTGAAAACCAAAACAACCGATTCCGTTGTCCTGATGATGACCTTCCTGCTCACGGTGTTAACCGATCTGACAACAGCCGTGGAAGTCGGGCTCATCCTGGCGGTTATTCTGTTCGCCAAACGGATGAGCGACATCCTTAAAGTCGCCAAAGTTTTGCCCGATCCTTCCGCAAAACATGAAAAGGTCGTCCCTCATATGGTCAACGAAGGGCATGACTGCCCTCAGCTTGCCATTTATACCGTGGAAGGCGCGCTCTTTTTCGGCGCGGCAACTTCGTTTGAACAATCGGTGATGGGCTCGATCCGGCAATGGCCCAAAATTTTGCTGCTCCGGATGGGCAAGGTTCCCTTCATGGACACGACGGGGGAAGCGAATCTGGCCCACTTGGTCAAGGACATAATCAACCACGGCGGCATCGTTCTGATCTCGGGCATTCAGTCCCAGCCGAAAGAAGTGCTGAAAAGCACGGGATTGTACGACCTGATCGGCAAGGAACACTTTTTCGAGCACACCGGCGAGGCGATCGACTACGCGCTAACCCGGTTGGACCGTCCCAAATGCATAGGATGCAGGCATTTTGCGTTTCGGGAATGCGCCGCTTTGTCCGGCCTCGATCCCCAAACCGCGGAAATCCGAACGGACCGCCTCAACAGGCTGACGGTCGACAAATCGGGCGTATGAACAAACCGGTCTGCCCCTACAGGAGCAGACCGGTTTTCCGTTTCTTTCGAATTAGTGCGCGACGACGTTCATCGACATGATCCAGATCGATCCGATTACGATCGTCAGCAGAAGCAAGATACCGAGCAGCAGCGCCATCAGATTGTAGCGCGGCTTCTCCTCTTCCCGGATATGCATGAAGAAGACGAGCTGGACGATGAACTGCAGGGTTGCCGCCGCCAGAACCACGACCGTCATGCCGACGCGTCCCAGCATCCCGTTCATCACGACGACAAGCGGGATAATCGTCAGCACGATCGACAGCGCAAAGCCGATGACATAGGACTTCAGCGAACCGTGACCGCCGCCGTGGCCGCCGTTATGGCCGCCATGTCCGTTCGAAACTGTTTGATGCTGCGCCATCCTACATCACCCCCAGCAGATAAACGAGCGAGAAGACGAAAATCCATACGACATCGAGGAAGTGCCAATACAGGCTGATGATCGTCACCTTCCGGTCCGTCACCGGCGTGATGCCGCGCTGGGCCAATTGAATCATGAGCGCGATCATCCAGACCAGACCGACGGTAACGTGCAGTCCGTGCGTGCCGACCAGCGTGAAGAACGCGGACAGGAAGGCGCTCGTGCTGATCGTCGCTCCCTCGTGCACCAGATGAACGAATTCGGACACCTCCAGCGCGATAAATGCGGCGCCCAGAGCGGCGGTAACCGCCAGCCATCCGATCAGTCCCTTTTTATTGCCTTTCTTCATCTCCAGAACCGCCAAGCCGCTCGTAAAGCTGCTGGTCAGCAGAATAAACGTCTCGGCGATAATGATCGGCATCTGGAACAGCTCTTCGGCCGTCGGTCCGCCGCTGGTGTTAAACCGCAGCACCAGGTAGGTGGCGAACAGCGTTCCGAACAAGATGCAGTCCGTGATAAGAAACATCCAGAATCCGAACGTCTTCAGCGATTCGTGATCGTGATGCTCGTCATGTCCGCCCTGAACGTGATGCCCGGGCGGGACGCTTCCCTGGCCGCCGTGCGCAGGAGCGCCGCTTATGGTTGCGTGTGCCATCAGTAGGCCCCCCTTAGCTTAGCTTCCGTCCGCTCAATTTCTTCCACGGAGATGTAGTAATCCGTATCGTAAGAGAAGGAACGGATCAACATACAGATAACGACGCCGGCCAATCCGGGGATAATCATCCACTTCCAGTCCCATACAAAGCCGAAGCCCGCGACGAACCAGAAGAACGACATAATAAACGGGATGCCCGAATTTTTCGGCATATGAATCGGCTCCAGCGGCGGCAGCGGCGACGGCTGCTCGCCCCGGGCGATGCGCTGCTTCTCTTCCCACCAGGGATCACGGCCGGATACCTGCGGCAGCCGGGCGAAGTTGTACACCGGCGGCGGCGAAGGAATCGACCATTCCAGCGTACGTCCGTCCCAGGCATCGCCCGTTTTCTCCTTCTTGAGGAATTTGATGCTGTGCGCGATCTGCCATACCTGGAAGATAAACGCAATGCCCATCAGGAAGGCGCCGACCGTGGAGACGATATTAAGCGGCTGCCAGCCCATGTCGAAGTCGTACTCGTTGAACCGCCGCGTCATGCCCATGAGGCCGAGCACGTATTGCGGCATAAAGCAGACATAGAAGCCGATATTCCAGAACCAGAACGCCCATTTGCCAAGTCCTTCGTGCAGCTTGAAGCCGAACAGCTTCGGCCACCAGTAGTAGAGTCCGGCGAAATACCCGAACACGACGCCGCCGATCAGCACTTGGTGGAAGTGCGCGATCAGGAAATAACTGTTGTGGAACTGGAAGTCGGCCGGCGCGACGGACAGCAGCACGCCCGTCATGCCCCCGATGACAAAGCAAGGAATAAACGCAATCGTCCACAGCATCGGCGTCGAGAACGTGATCCGGCCGCGGAACATCGTAAACAGCCAGTTGAACACCTTGACGCCCGTCGGAATCGCGATAATCATCGTCGTTATGGCGAAGAAGGCGTTGACGTTGGCTCCCGATCCCATCGTGAAGAAGTGGTGCGCCCACGTGAAGAACGAGGCCACGCTGATGCTCATTAACGCGAACACCATCGATTTGTAGCCGAACAGCTTTTTCCTCGCGAAGGTCGAGACGACCTCGGAGAATATGCCGAACGCGGGCAGGATCACAATATAAACCTCAGGGTGTCCCCACATCCAGATGAGGTTGATGTACATCATCGGGTTGCCGCCGGCGTCAAGCGTGAAGAAATGCGCCCCCAGGTAACGGTCGAGGAACAGCAGGAACAGCGTCACCGTCAGGATCGGGAAGGCGAACATAATCGTCACGCAGGATGCCAGCACCGACCAGGCGAACATTGGCATATCCATCAGCTTCATGCCCGGCGCGCGCATCTTGAGGATGGTCGCCACGAAGTTGATGCCCGTCGCCAGGCTGCCGATGCCGGAAATCTGGATGCCCCAGATGTAGAAGTCCTGGCCGACTCCAGGGCTTAATTGCAGTCCCGACAGCGGCGGATACGCAAGCCAACCGGTATCGGGCGAACCGCCGATGACGAACGATACGTTGAACAGCATCGCGCCCCAGAAAAACAGCCAGAAGCTGAGCGCGTTCAGGAACGGATAAGCGACGTCGCGCGCCCCGATCTGCAGCGGCAGCACGATGTTGAACAAACCGAACATGAGCGGCATCGCCATAAACAAAATCATGATGACGCCATGCGTCGTAAAGATCTGGTTATAGTGATCCGCATGCAGAAACTCCAACTGCGGCGCGGCGAGCTGGACCCGCATGAGCAGGGCGTCCACGCCGCCGCGGAACAGCATCAGCAGCGACGCGATGATATACATGATGCCGATCCGTTTATGGTCGACGGTCGTAAGCCACTCGGTCCAGAGCCATTTCCATTTCTTGAAATAAGTCAGCACGAAGACGATCGCCACGATCGACAATGCGATGGCAACCTGAGAGCCGAGAATCAGCGGGTCGCCCGTGACGAAAAAGTCGTTAAGCAGAAAATCTTTCAAATCGTTCAGCATGGGGAAGCCTCCATTCGCCGTGTATTAATGTCCCGCATGATGGCTGCCTCCGGACGGGGACGGGGATGCGGCAGGCGTGTGCGCGTGCTCGCCCTTCGCGCCGGCGTCCTCCTTGCGCGATTCGCTTTCGCCGCCGGGAGCCGCTCCGTGATGGCGATGGGCGCTGCCGCCGACCGCGTACTGGTTGACGACCTTCTCGAACAACCCTTTCGGGAACGAAGAGAACGTATGCGTCCCGGTCGTGCCGGGAATCTTCAACTGCTCGTAACCTTCTTCGGTGAGCGGGTTGCCGGAAGCTTTCGCCTGCTTCACCCACTCGTCGTATTCTTCCTGCGGCATCGCGTTGACGTCGAACGTCATCTTCGCGAAATGCTCGCCGGTGAAGTTCGCGCCCGAACCGTAATACGTGCCCGGTTCGTCGGCCTGGAGATAAAGCGTCATCGCCATGCCCGACATCGTATAGATCTGTCCGCCCAACTGCGGAATCCAGAAGGAGTTCATCGCCGTCTCCGACGTCAGTTGGAACCGGATCGGCACATCCTCCGGAATGTTGACATAGTTGACGGTAGCGATGCCTTCGTCCGGATATTTGAAGAGCCACTTCCAATCCAGCGAGGTGACTTGAATCGTAACCGGTTCTTTCTCCGATTCGATCGGCTTGGAGGGCTCCAGCGCGTACGTGTACTTCACCGTCACCGTCCCCAGCGCGATAATGATCAAAATCGGAATGGTCCACCAGATGATCTCAAGCTTTGTGTTATGCTCCCACTCCGGCTTGTAAGCCGCTTTGCGTCCCGGCTTGTCGCGATAGCGCCAGACTACCCAGGCGGTCAGCAGCAGCACCGGCACGATGACAATCAGGCAGAGAATGGTCGATAGGTATATCAGATCCTTTTGCGCCTCGCCGATCGGTCCTTTCGGGTCGAGCACGATCACCTTGTCCGTGCACCCCGACAAAAGCGCCGCCATCAGCATCAGCAATGCCGTTGTCCATTTGCGCACATGCGATTTCACTTCACTCACTCCTCGTCGTCAAGCCCGAACCGTCACCGGAACAACGTCTCGGCTAGATGGTTCATCCCGTTAATAAATCGCTCATCTTCAACATAGCAGAAACGCAATGAGATAGCCGCACACTTCACAATCACGTCAAGAATTCGTCTTTTTTCTGTAATAGATCGTTCAACGCTCTGTCACATGTGAACCTTTTCACATATAGAGGGTCGGCGACTCCATTCGCCGCCGCTGCCTTTTCCGTCATCACGCCCGAAAAAAAAGCCGCCCTTTTCCCTTGGGAAAAGAACGGCTTCGTTCGCCTCGCGCCTGCGGCAGCGCGCGCGTCAATAACCTCTGGCGTATTGCCGGGGAGCTTGCACTTCGCCGGTAATGTGCCGGATCGCATGAACCGCCCAATACGGGTCGCGAAGCATGCCGCGGCCGACCGCGATCAAATCGGCGTCCCCGTTGGCGATTACCGAATTGGCGAGTTGAGGGTCATCCAGCAGCCCGACGGCGATAACCGGGACGTTCAGCGCCTCCTTGACGGCTTTCGCCATCGGCACCTGATAACCAGGATAGTTGCCGGGCTTGCGCTTGCCGGCGGGGCCTTCGCCTCCGCTGGAGATATGGAACAGATCGACGCCCGCCTCCCGATACCTGCGGCAAATCTCGATCGCATGATCCAGATCGTAGCCGCCGTCGATATATTCGACCGCCGAAATTCGCATGATCAACGGCATATCGGCCGGCATGACGCTTTTCACCGCGCGGATGACCTCCGTTCCGAACAGAGCGTAATCGCGGCCGTATTCGTCCGACCGGTTATTGATCGCGGGCGAATGGAATTGATGGATCAAATACCCGTGCGCGCCGTGCAGCTCCAGCGTATCGACGCCGGCATCCACCGCGCGTCTGGCCGCTTCCCGGAATTTTCCGACCATCTCGCGCACTTCCTCGGTCGTCAGCGCCCTCGGCTTCTTGAAGCTTGCGTCGACAGGAATCTCCGACGGCCCTACGGGCACTTCCGCATCCTCCGCTTTGCGTCCGGCATGGGCGATCTGGATGCCGATCTTCGCTCCGTAGCGGTGCACCTCGTCGATGATCCGCCGGAACGCCGGAATATGATCGTCCGACCAGAGGCCGAGATCGTAGTCGGTGATCCGGCCATCCGGCTCGACGTCCGTCATCTCCATGATAATCAGTCCAGCCCCGCCGACGGCTCTGGACACGTAATGCACGAAGTGCCAATCGTTCGGGACTCCGTCCTTCGCCTCCACCGAATACTGGCACATGGGCGGCATAACGATCCGGTTTTTCAGCTTTAGGCTTTTCAGTTCGAACTCGGAAGATAAATCGGGCATGGCATTCCTCTCCTTCCGTATCCTTTCGATCGGGCGACATTCTATCTATGTCCCCAAGCTCCATTGTAAATTCCGGATCGAGATCATGCAAAAGAAGCCGCTTCCCTTTCGGAAGCGGCTTGAGCGAAGCTTCGGATCATCTGTCGGGTACCGTTGGATTCCATCCCGATCATAAAGTCGGCGAACTGTTCCTGTTCATTAAAAAGGGCCGTTCTCCCGTAAGGAAGAACGGCCTGTGAGCGATCATCCGCGCGCAGAACCGTTATTGACCGCCGGCCGATGGTTCATCCGTGTGCATCCGGGCATGCACCAGACCGATCGCCGTCCCGATCACATAGATGTGCACGCTGCCGACCAGAAATCCGAGTCCGACCATCAAGCCGACGTTGCGGTCGCTGAAATGCCCCAGGTTGAACAGGCATAAAACGAGCCCGATCGCCAGCACGCCCCAAGCCATCGCGGTCATAACCCGGACGAGCCCCATCACATTGGATGCCGACGGCCGGCGGATTTCATCTGCGGATACCGATTTTGTCGTCATCGCGAACACTCCCGATCTTGTAAGTGCTTTCTTGCTACCAGTATACCACACTTTTCGGGATTTGTTCACTTTTTTATCACAATTCAGCCATGTTTTTGACACATTTTTGGGGCCGACCGTGCTCGCGGCGGCTTCGGCGTTTGCCGGGGTTATTCCTCTCCCGCCTTCCCCGGGTCGTTCCACCGCCGGCTCTGTCTCGGCGCCGGTGAACTGTTCACGGTTGCGCGGTATTGACTTCGGGAAGCGGATTGATTACGATGAGGCGGTATATACAGGAATTCATTGGAAGGGTCAACCTTGCATCACGCTTGGGAAAGGAGCAACTGTATGAACGCCGTGCAGAAAAAAATATCGACGGCCTTGCTCATCGCCACCTTTCTCGCCGCCATCGAAGTGACGATCGTAAGCACGGCGATGCCCGTCATCATTGACGATCTCGGAGGCGTTGAGCTGATAAGCTGGGTTTTCGCCATTTATCTGCTGACTTCGGCCGTCACAACGCCGATCTTCGGGAAGCTCTCGGATTTGTTCGGACGCAAGATCGTCTATATCATGGGCGTTACGCTGTTTCTGGCGGGGTCCGTCCTGTGCGGCCTGTCGCAAACGATGGGGCAGTTGATCGCGTTCCGAGGCATACAGGGACTTGGCGCCGGGGCAATCAACCCCGTCACTTTTACGATTATCGCCGACGCGTTCAACTTCGAGCAGCGGGCCAAAGTGCAAGGCCTGATCAGCTCCATGTGGGGCATCGCGGGCATATTCGGACCGGTGGTGGGCGGATTTTTCGTCGATTATTGGAGCTGGCACTGGATTTTCTTCATTAATCTGCCGTTCGGCATCGTCTCCATGTGGATGATCGGAAAATATTTCGCCGAAACGCTGGATAAGAAGAAGCGCCGGATCGATTACGGCGGCGCGGTCACCTTTATGCTCGGCACCGGAGCGCTGCTGTACGCCCTGCTCACGGGAGGCAACGAGCTGGCCTGGAACTCCGCGGCGATCTTCGC
This genomic window from Paenibacillus thermoaerophilus contains:
- a CDS encoding SulP family inorganic anion transporter yields the protein MKAWGRFAGYNTEYFRRDLLSGLIVGVIAIPLGMAFAIASGVSPQYGIYTTIIAGFIISLLGGSRFQIGGPTGAFVPILFAIVMQYGYENLLIAGILAGILLVLMGVFRLGALIKYIPRPVTIGFTAGIAVLIFTGQIANFLGLRDIRKHEDFLSNMKEIGLHFSTVNVYSVITAVISLAFLLWLPKLLPKVPASLIGLVVSSLIAAWFFPDQVATIGSTYGAIPSELPAFHLPEITLEKIELLIRPALVIAMLGGIESLLSAVVADGMTGSRHHSNRELIGQGIANIVTPLFGGIPATGAIARTATNIKSGAASPVSGMVHSVVVLLVLLLFAPFASDIPLASMSPILMVVAWNMSERKEFIHILKTKTTDSVVLMMTFLLTVLTDLTTAVEVGLILAVILFAKRMSDILKVAKVLPDPSAKHEKVVPHMVNEGHDCPQLAIYTVEGALFFGAATSFEQSVMGSIRQWPKILLLRMGKVPFMDTTGEANLAHLVKDIINHGGIVLISGIQSQPKEVLKSTGLYDLIGKEHFFEHTGEAIDYALTRLDRPKCIGCRHFAFRECAALSGLDPQTAEIRTDRLNRLTVDKSGV
- the cyoD gene encoding cytochrome o ubiquinol oxidase subunit IV; amino-acid sequence: MAQHQTVSNGHGGHNGGHGGGHGSLKSYVIGFALSIVLTIIPLVVVMNGMLGRVGMTVVVLAAATLQFIVQLVFFMHIREEEKPRYNLMALLLGILLLLTIVIGSIWIMSMNVVAH
- the cyoC gene encoding cytochrome o ubiquinol oxidase subunit III, which translates into the protein MAHATISGAPAHGGQGSVPPGHHVQGGHDEHHDHESLKTFGFWMFLITDCILFGTLFATYLVLRFNTSGGPTAEELFQMPIIIAETFILLTSSFTSGLAVLEMKKGNKKGLIGWLAVTAALGAAFIALEVSEFVHLVHEGATISTSAFLSAFFTLVGTHGLHVTVGLVWMIALMIQLAQRGITPVTDRKVTIISLYWHFLDVVWIFVFSLVYLLGVM
- a CDS encoding cbb3-type cytochrome c oxidase subunit I, producing MLNDLKDFLLNDFFVTGDPLILGSQVAIALSIVAIVFVLTYFKKWKWLWTEWLTTVDHKRIGIMYIIASLLMLFRGGVDALLMRVQLAAPQLEFLHADHYNQIFTTHGVIMILFMAMPLMFGLFNIVLPLQIGARDVAYPFLNALSFWLFFWGAMLFNVSFVIGGSPDTGWLAYPPLSGLQLSPGVGQDFYIWGIQISGIGSLATGINFVATILKMRAPGMKLMDMPMFAWSVLASCVTIMFAFPILTVTLFLLFLDRYLGAHFFTLDAGGNPMMYINLIWMWGHPEVYIVILPAFGIFSEVVSTFARKKLFGYKSMVFALMSISVASFFTWAHHFFTMGSGANVNAFFAITTMIIAIPTGVKVFNWLFTMFRGRITFSTPMLWTIAFIPCFVIGGMTGVLLSVAPADFQFHNSYFLIAHFHQVLIGGVVFGYFAGLYYWWPKLFGFKLHEGLGKWAFWFWNIGFYVCFMPQYVLGLMGMTRRFNEYDFDMGWQPLNIVSTVGAFLMGIAFIFQVWQIAHSIKFLKKEKTGDAWDGRTLEWSIPSPPPVYNFARLPQVSGRDPWWEEKQRIARGEQPSPLPPLEPIHMPKNSGIPFIMSFFWFVAGFGFVWDWKWMIIPGLAGVVICMLIRSFSYDTDYYISVEEIERTEAKLRGAY
- the cyoA gene encoding ubiquinol oxidase subunit II; translation: MLMAALLSGCTDKVIVLDPKGPIGEAQKDLIYLSTILCLIVIVPVLLLTAWVVWRYRDKPGRKAAYKPEWEHNTKLEIIWWTIPILIIIALGTVTVKYTYALEPSKPIESEKEPVTIQVTSLDWKWLFKYPDEGIATVNYVNIPEDVPIRFQLTSETAMNSFWIPQLGGQIYTMSGMAMTLYLQADEPGTYYGSGANFTGEHFAKMTFDVNAMPQEEYDEWVKQAKASGNPLTEEGYEQLKIPGTTGTHTFSSFPKGLFEKVVNQYAVGGSAHRHHGAAPGGESESRKEDAGAKGEHAHTPAASPSPSGGSHHAGH
- a CDS encoding NADH:flavin oxidoreductase/NADH oxidase, which codes for MPDLSSEFELKSLKLKNRIVMPPMCQYSVEAKDGVPNDWHFVHYVSRAVGGAGLIIMEMTDVEPDGRITDYDLGLWSDDHIPAFRRIIDEVHRYGAKIGIQIAHAGRKAEDAEVPVGPSEIPVDASFKKPRALTTEEVREMVGKFREAARRAVDAGVDTLELHGAHGYLIHQFHSPAINNRSDEYGRDYALFGTEVIRAVKSVMPADMPLIMRISAVEYIDGGYDLDHAIEICRRYREAGVDLFHISSGGEGPAGKRKPGNYPGYQVPMAKAVKEALNVPVIAVGLLDDPQLANSVIANGDADLIAVGRGMLRDPYWAVHAIRHITGEVQAPRQYARGY